Genomic segment of Dactylococcopsis salina PCC 8305:
TACTCCTATTTTTTAACCTTATCATCTTGGTAGGAAGAAATTATGACTGTCTCCAACCGTCCCCGAAAAATTGAAAGCAAAGCCAATCGCATGATTGATGATTTGTTTTTGGAAATTGACCAAGTTTTAGAACCGAATTATCAATTTCAAACCCTAACTTGGAGAAAACAGGAATACTTTTCTTCTCAAGGAACATATATCGCACAAACGCAAGTGGCGGCTCATTGGGGAACATCCTCCCCAACCCCCATCAGGGAAGGATTCTCTCATTCCTTATCTCGATCGATGTCTGATTCGATGGTATCCTATCCTGAGAGTAAGCGAGAGCAATTTGTCCAAAAGACACCAGAAAAAAAAACAGTTCCCCTGTGGTTACGTCACCTTGATAAAATTGTTTTCTTAGGTTCTTGTTCTTTCCTGGTTTGGAGTTTATTCTTATTAAAAGAAAATAATTTGTCGATCGCAGCTATTAATGAGAATCAGGGAACAGTTAGTTCTCTAGAAACCGATCGAAATCAAGTTAATTCCAATTCAGAATTTATCCAATATATGGCGAGAGCGTTAGGGGAAATTAAACAGGAAAAAGCGATCGCAAAACCAGAGAAAAAACCTGATCCCATTCAACCGATTCAGCCAAAAACCGAATCAGTTGCGGTTACTTCGGGGACAAAAAAAGTAGAAAAGAGTCAAATTTCTTCCCTCCCAGCGCTTCCTCCTCCTCCCCCCACTCAACAACCGACACCAACCCCTTCTTCTCCCCCAAAAGAAACCACTCAACAACCGACACCAACCCCTTCTTCTCCCCCAAAAGAAACCACACAGGAAACTACACCCAACCCTTCTTCTCCCCCAAAAGAAAGCCAACCCAGCCCTTCCGAGAAACCGCCAGCACTTCCAGAGCATACCTTAATCGGTTTGTTAGAATTAGGAGAACATTCAGCAGCCTTATTAAAAGTAGAAGGAAGAACACAACGGGTAATGTTAGGGGAAAACATTCCTGGGAGTAACTGGGAGTTGGTGACAGTGGCGAACCAGCAAGCAATTTTTGCCAACAAGAATCAACAAAAAACGATGTATGTTGGCGGTAAATTATCAGTTCAGTAAGGAGTATAATTCGTGAGTTTATTAGATGATTTAACCCAGTTTTTAGAGACTCGTTTAGATGAATTTTTAAGGAATAATCCCCATTTAGAATTACAGGCCTTAGAAGAACAGTTAAGAGAGCAAGAAAAAGATACAATTCGCTTGATCTTAGACTTGAAAAAGCAAGAAAAAACTGTAGAGAATGAAATTCTTTCGATCGCGCAAGATATCAAATTATGGCATCAAAGAGTCGAAAAAGCTAAAGCCGCGAACCGTCAAGACTTATTAGAAGCCGCCCAAGAAAAAGAAGCCAGTTTACTCCGTTTAGGGAATCAAAAATGGGGCAAAATGAAGGGCATAAAAGAGCAAATTCGTCAAGGAGAAGAATTAGTAGAAAAAGTAAGACAACGGCAAAAAGAGGTGAAAGCAAAAGCCCAACAAGTGAAGTCAAAGCAAGGAGTTAAGTCGGATTATAATTCGACTTGGAATCCTGAAACAGTTTATGGGTCTAAGGTTAATTCCGCTTATGATGAATTAGAGGAGAAGTTTCGCAACTGGGAAGTGGAACAAGAATTAAATGCAATGAAGCAGAGAAAATAAAGATGAAAGTCCCCCAGAATTGGGGGATTTAGGGGGCAAGTTCAAAGAAGTCCCCCAGAATTGGGGGATTTAGGGGGCAAGTTCGGGTAATTGTTTATGATTGGTGTTGGGTTTCGCTTCGCTTCACCCAACCTACTTTTGATCATCTTCTGAAAACAGATGGAAGTCCCCCAGAATTGGGGGATTTAGGGGGCAAAATAGTTCACCCCTACTTATGAAAAATAATTAAGCAAAAATGCAGTGATCAGGAACTATGCGAC
This window contains:
- a CDS encoding TIGR04376 family protein, producing MSLLDDLTQFLETRLDEFLRNNPHLELQALEEQLREQEKDTIRLILDLKKQEKTVENEILSIAQDIKLWHQRVEKAKAANRQDLLEAAQEKEASLLRLGNQKWGKMKGIKEQIRQGEELVEKVRQRQKEVKAKAQQVKSKQGVKSDYNSTWNPETVYGSKVNSAYDELEEKFRNWEVEQELNAMKQRK